From the genome of Schaalia dentiphila ATCC 17982, one region includes:
- a CDS encoding ATP-binding protein has translation MFESLPDIPRLFTALSEWGAALVYVFVVARSASSNALNPNAAIPRWRLAAVAVGGLVVLVGAQELLGRAPLSLWVPGMMTAYALVWCLIRVGTALDWRWVTHMSARAFIVAELAASLAWQVVVYSHADKPYWHPLSFGGFAAISATCLAVVYFFERRVYRQGALPVLRYTDLASGVVIGISIFALSNLSFISTATPFSGRSGWEVFYIRTLVDLAGYTILFAQFERIQQSATERELASIQASLDAQHHQYLAAKEDMEQVARAHHDLKHQVEAIRAELDPGRAAASFAELECSIEQIGQQYHSGNAVLDVILTTKGRACAAAGINFTAVADGALLGSMSSMDIATLLGNALDNAIEASRRVDDPAKRLIKLALFRQGQMVVIRVDNWFDGHLNTDAGGRLTTIKQDTVRHGWGVKSIQWTARKYSGQAVTDVADHWFTLTVLLPSTNTQEDK, from the coding sequence GTGTTCGAGTCCCTTCCCGACATTCCGCGCCTGTTCACAGCCCTCTCGGAGTGGGGCGCCGCCCTCGTGTACGTCTTCGTCGTCGCGCGCTCGGCGTCGTCCAATGCCCTGAACCCGAACGCCGCTATCCCCCGCTGGCGGCTCGCCGCTGTGGCCGTCGGTGGCCTCGTGGTGCTCGTCGGCGCCCAGGAACTGCTTGGCCGCGCTCCCCTGTCCCTGTGGGTGCCGGGCATGATGACGGCGTACGCGCTCGTGTGGTGTCTCATCCGCGTGGGAACTGCTCTGGACTGGCGCTGGGTGACGCATATGAGCGCACGTGCCTTCATCGTGGCCGAGCTCGCAGCTTCCCTCGCCTGGCAGGTCGTCGTCTACTCCCACGCCGACAAGCCCTACTGGCATCCCCTGTCATTCGGCGGTTTTGCAGCGATTTCAGCGACGTGCTTGGCCGTCGTCTACTTCTTCGAACGGCGCGTCTACCGCCAGGGGGCGCTGCCTGTTCTCCGTTACACGGACCTTGCCTCCGGCGTAGTTATCGGCATTTCAATTTTTGCTCTGTCCAACCTGAGTTTTATATCGACGGCCACCCCGTTCTCTGGAAGGTCCGGCTGGGAGGTCTTCTACATCCGCACCCTTGTGGACCTGGCGGGCTATACGATCCTGTTCGCGCAATTCGAACGTATCCAGCAAAGCGCGACCGAGCGCGAACTCGCATCCATCCAGGCCTCCCTCGACGCGCAGCACCACCAGTATCTGGCCGCCAAGGAAGATATGGAGCAGGTGGCGCGTGCCCATCACGACCTCAAGCACCAGGTGGAGGCAATTCGCGCGGAGCTAGACCCCGGACGCGCTGCGGCATCTTTTGCCGAGCTCGAATGTTCGATTGAGCAGATCGGCCAGCAGTACCACAGCGGCAATGCAGTCCTCGACGTCATCCTCACGACAAAGGGCCGTGCGTGCGCTGCAGCCGGCATTAACTTCACGGCGGTCGCTGACGGCGCCCTGCTGGGATCCATGTCATCGATGGACATTGCGACCCTGCTGGGTAACGCCCTCGATAACGCGATCGAGGCCTCGCGGCGCGTCGACGACCCCGCCAAGCGCCTCATCAAATTAGCGCTCTTCCGTCAGGGGCAGATGGTGGTCATCCGTGTCGACAACTGGTTCGACGGGCATCTGAACACAGACGCGGGTGGTCGGCTGACGACGATTAAGCAGGACACCGTGCGTCACGGATGGGGTGTAAAGTCGATCCAATGGACGGCGCGCAAGTACAGCGGCCAGGCCGTCACGGACGTAGCAGACCACTGGTTCACGCTCACGGTGCTTCTCCCGTCCACGAACACCCAGGAGGACAAATGA
- a CDS encoding GNAT family N-acetyltransferase has product MTTIDTPRLHLRPWNDTDAAELYELARDPRIGMLCGWKPFEHIDDAHQALSTVLATPDSYAVTLASTGEIVGSIALRIDTDSPEATVADIGYWIGAPHWGNGYATEAGHAIIDRARELGVETIILKYFDGNDASRRVSEKLGFAWQSREEDVEYPLIGKRLTVHRTELVLARR; this is encoded by the coding sequence ATGACAACCATCGACACCCCCCGCCTGCACTTACGTCCCTGGAACGATACGGACGCAGCGGAGCTCTACGAGCTGGCCCGCGATCCCCGCATCGGGATGCTGTGCGGATGGAAGCCTTTCGAGCACATCGACGACGCCCACCAGGCACTGTCCACCGTCCTGGCGACACCCGACAGCTACGCGGTGACGCTCGCGTCGACCGGTGAGATCGTGGGCTCGATCGCGCTGCGCATTGACACAGACTCCCCCGAAGCGACCGTCGCTGACATCGGATACTGGATCGGCGCACCACACTGGGGCAACGGATACGCAACGGAGGCGGGGCACGCCATCATCGACCGCGCCCGGGAGCTGGGCGTGGAAACGATCATCTTGAAATACTTCGACGGAAACGACGCCTCGCGACGGGTCTCAGAAAAGCTCGGCTTTGCATGGCAGAGCCGCGAGGAGGACGTGGAATACCCGCTCATCGGCAAGCGCCTCACCGTCCACCGGACGGAACTCGTGCTCGCCAGACGCTGA